Genomic DNA from Pseudorasbora parva isolate DD20220531a chromosome 17, ASM2467924v1, whole genome shotgun sequence:
TTACAAAAGAGTTGAGCAGTAGAGAACAAATCAAAAAGAAAGAGATTTGGGAACATACAAAGCAGTAGAGTGCAGTGGAATCATCGAGGAACTGTTCTCCTAGAGCAGCGTTACGGAGAGCGTCTGCGCTCCTGATCCCGACTGGACGCAGGGAAGCTTCATCCAGCAGCGCAGAGGCTAATGTTACTGCCTCCACACGGGTCAAAGCCAGCTTGTTAAACACAAGCCAATCCACCACTGCTGAGCctgcacatacatacacacaattGAACAAAGattatgttatgttttattaacaaatttcaggaggagcacattcagataattaatCCTAATTAACAATGGAACACGGCAGATAATCAAAACAAATTAAACAAGTGGAGTACGTCAGATAACATAACCTAAAATTAATCCTAATTAAACACGAGTGGAGCAGATTTAgctactctgggttcgggctaAAAATctgagcccggagccctccccagacagcaagccaaatacgcataaactttactctatttaatcaGATTTAAGTATGAACTCGTGAAATATAGACCAACAGTACTGGATCAGTAAAGTGTAAACAGTGTAAAGTGAGTACACAATGACTCTTTCTGCAGGTCATATTGTATCACCAGTAGATGGCGACATGTGACTGCCTTTATGAGTTAATTATTCACTCAACAGATTGCTTCAAAGAGACTAATTCTTTCAGGACTAAACCAAGTAACTCACtgacagaagaaaaaaatggaCAAAGTAACTGTTGATATTATGTCTAAAAGGTAGGTGAACATGATTTCACCAAGTAGAAcatgatcctggatcaacatcctTGTTGATATTGGAACAACGTTAcaaccaaccaatcagatttgaagTGTAGCTTTATAGTTAATGTCAGGTTTAGGCTTACAATAAGACTGACGCCTATctttccctctgattttagggataaGTTATTGGTAGGGTAAGATTTAGGGGTAGGTATAAGGTTAGGACTACGTTTTTAGACAGGAATGTTGTTCCTTGACAAAATCATGACGACTAAAAAGGAAAGGGATACGCATTTGTACATTTGGCACTACTATTCAAATGTTAATGGAtagtaagatattttttattaatagaatttttttattgataGAATTGATAAATTTTTTATTGATAgaaatttatacatttattcagcaaggataaaTTGACAGTAAAGcctattttgtttaaaaaatagcaAAATACTATTTCAAATTAATGCCTTTCTTTTGAACTAAaactcatatcagaatgatggCTCATTTTACACTGAagagtggagtaaaaagtaggtattttactgtaaatattGCGGTTTTTACTGTATAATGATCACATAAATGCAGGTGAGCATAATCTTTCAAAAACCTTTAAAAACTCTTACCAACTctaaacttttaaacagcagCATTCACAAACATTAACATTATCAAGAGACaatgccatttttttaaataatgcttTGTGTTTTTGAGTGTCTGACCTGAGAAACAGTTGGTATAAGAGCTGCCCTGCTCAACATGACTGCATAGCCGGATACCACTGTGCACATCATACATGGAGTCCACCACCTGACTGATATATAGATACACAGTTAGATATGGAGTCACAAACACATACTCACATATATTGACAAACTGCACTCATTGCTACCTGAGGTTGACATTGTGAAGCTGGAGTGATGTAGAACCTTTAATTTGGGATGGGGAAAGGGTCTGTGCATCATGTGGGTTGAGCTTCTGTATTGCTGCACCAATCGCCTCAGCCCATTCATCACGTTCCTCCCTCATGCAAGCCTCCAGAAAGTGCTCCTCTGCAGTGTTGGTCAGCAGCTTCAGCACCAACTACAGGGTGTAAAATGTGGTTAATATGACAACAGCCTTCAGTCCCAACCTAAAAAATGTAAGTTGTTGGTAGAAAGTGCAGCACTTTTTGCATCAGAAGAAAGCATATAAAAGGAATTGCCACAAACATTTCAAACTTAATCTCTCTGAAACGGGCAATGACTGCAGCTGTTACACAATATGAAATATCAAAAACATTGCAAAGATTTACTGGGAGAAATAAAAGCTTTGTTCCTGACATGCTAGTACATGTGAGCAATGCTAAACAAAATAATGAAAGGTTAATTCATATGAAGCATGACCTGAGGCTATGAACATTTAAATCACTGACACTCCCAGTGTTTGGTTTAGTGTTCAAGGTGTAATTTGAAGCAGACCACTGATAAACTACTCCCTAATGAAATCTGTTTAGACTGTGGATGCAACCAATTGAATGTTGaatgttaaataataatgttaattaataAGCTATGTCACTTTCCATAAGAAGTAACTAAGCTATAATGCAAAAGGCTATTCTAATGCCTTACTTTAGAATGTAACTTACAAACTTACAacttacaaacattcttcagaatatcttcttttgtgttcagcagaagaaagaaacttatacaagtttggaacaacttgagggtgagtaaattatgacagaattttacttCTGGGTGACCTcatggttgaactatccctttaaaagcacaGACTAGGCTGCTTTGTTAAACGCGAATATTGCATTAGCCTATAACTTTGTGATGATCAGTTATacacattatacattttttaacataaaaaatacattatcaGTTTTAATATTGTAGGCTACTTAAATGATGTAGCAACAGTGTGCGAAAACATTTGTGGGGAAACGTTCAGCATATTTATGGCTATGAATATCCAGACAGTctttaattcatataatatttgTTAATGTAATACTTTGTGCTCACTTACCGGTCTGTTTTCGTACTCCAGGAAAGGACAGGTGATTCTGCAGTTAATCAAGTGGATCGTCCCTCGATGGCAGGAATCCCGTTTGCCGCCTTCATATTTATAATACAGAAGTTTGTCCGATTTAAGTACAAACCATCGAACTTTCCAGTTTTGAACCACATGGCCctaaaaagaacataatttattaataatccAGTAAAATTGGGAATTTATTTGCATGtgaatggataaaaaaaatcaaacgaGTTTCTCTCACCCTTTTCACCAAAAAACCCTCTTTAAGGACGCTGCTATTTTCTGACTCAGTGCCCATGTTAACTTCACCAGTGTCTACCATTCACTAGACAGGTAAAAGCGCTTCAGGTGTTTTATAGCTGCCGCAGAAATTCCTTAGAATGTGCGTCATTGAGCAACATCACATCCTATCGGCGCCCCCCACAATCAACACTGAGCAACTGCGCCTGGGCGTGGACGGTGGGATTGATAAGaattaaattcattaaaaattagataaataattgaataatacGGACTTCGAAATTATTCGACTGACGAAAGTCCGATAGAATTTGCCTAAATATATGATTATTTTTGATAATCCACAGACAGTTTGTAAAGTCCAATGGGACGGGGTAGCCTATGAGTCACCAAGACAGACGCAGTCAGACTGAGTCATTGTTCAGGTTGGATTTATCAATTCAGTGACCGGATGTTTGTTGCTATGGCGGTGCAAATTTGcgatggaaataaataaaaataaaaacatttcattttgaCAATCTTGTAACATTTTGTTCCACTAGTCCAAATTAGGCCTAGGTCTTTTTTGAAAGACTTCAAGGTCAGAATTGTAGGATGTAGGCCTAATTAAATACTTGAAATGGCTGACACGTTTTTTTCAGCATATTAGGCTATTTTGTACACGGACTCACAAACAACAAAATAGCCTATAAGCTACTCTTAAAATAAAGGTTAGTTTTTTAACGTCCGTTAAATCTTTATATtccacaaaatatatatataacattttgtggAATATAAAGATTTAACGGACGTTAAAAAAGTAACCTTTATTTtaagagtatatatatatatatatatatatatatatatatatatatatatatatatatatatatatatatatatatatatatatacatattgtgataaagttattttcagtattttccataatgtaatgatacaaattaaactttcatatattttagattcattgcacaccaactgaaatatttcaggtcttttattgttttaatactgatgattttggcatacagctcatgaaaacctgaaccataaacacctgcaaaagattcctgaggcttttaaaaactcccaacctggttcattactcaaaaccgcaatcatgggtaagactgccgacctgactgctgtccagaaggccatcattgacaccctcaagcacgagggtaagacacagaaagaaatttctgaacgaataggctgttcccagagtgctgtatcaaggcacctcagtgggaagtctgtgggaaggaaaaagtgtggcaaaaaaacgctgcacaacgagaagaggtgaccggaccctgaggaagattgtggataaggaccgattccagaccttgggggacctgcagaagcagtggactgagtctggagtagaaacatccagagccaccgtgcacaggcgtgtgcaggaaatgggctacaggtgccgcattccccaggtcaagccacttttgggctacagagaagcagcactggactgttgctcagtggtccaaagtacttttttcggatgaaagcaaattttgcatgtcattcggaaatcaaggtgacagagtctggaggaagactagggagaaggaaatgccaaaatgcctgaagtccagtgtcaagaagtacccacagtcagtgatggtctggggtgccatgtcagctgctggtgttggtccactgtgttttatcaagggcagggtcaatgcagctagctatcaggagattttggagcacttcatgcttccatctgctgaaaatcTTTAttgagatgaagattttgtttttcagcacgacctggcacctgctcacagtgccaaaaccactggtaaatggtttactgaccaatTGGCTTGCCAAC
This window encodes:
- the plek2 gene encoding pleckstrin-2 isoform X2 codes for the protein MVDTGEVNMGTESENSSVLKEGFLVKRGHVVQNWKVRWFVLKSDKLLYYKYEGGKRDSCHRGTIHLINCRITCPFLEYENRPLVLKLLTNTAEEHFLEACMREERDEWAEAIGAAIQKLNPHDAQTLSPSQIKGSTSLQLHNVNLSQVVDSMYDVHSGIRLCSHVEQGSSYTNCFSGSAVVDWLVFNKLALTRVEAVTLASALLDEASLRPVGIRSADALRNAALGEQFLDDSTALYCFSQSFQKRGSVKSEKSRSAVELSGKGHKVKNWKVRLFVLRAEPGFLHYYDPSKDDITPVGGISLRGCLVSALDDNGTPSGVKGKVQGNLFKIITQMETHYYIQAPTHEERMDWIQAIRKVT
- the plek2 gene encoding pleckstrin-2 isoform X1, whose protein sequence is MVDTGEVNMGTESENSSVLKEGFLVKRGHVVQNWKVRWFVLKSDKLLYYKYEGGKRDSCHRGTIHLINCRITCPFLEYENRPLVLKLLTNTAEEHFLEACMREERDEWAEAIGAAIQKLNPHDAQTLSPSQIKGSTSLQLHNVNLSQVVDSMYDVHSGIRLCSHVEQGSSYTNCFSGSAVVDWLVFNKLALTRVEAVTLASALLDEASLRPVGIRSADALRNAALGEQFLDDSTALYCFSQSFQKRGSVKSEKSRSAVELSGKVVKRGYLLKQGHKVKNWKVRLFVLRAEPGFLHYYDPSKDDITPVGGISLRGCLVSALDDNGTPSGVKGKVQGNLFKIITQMETHYYIQAPTHEERMDWIQAIRKVT